The Methylomusa anaerophila genome has a segment encoding these proteins:
- a CDS encoding exonuclease SbcCD subunit D C-terminal domain-containing protein: MAKLRNVYPNLMRLEYDNRRTQAASSLETVASTEKKTPSQLFGELFEMQNGQPMSEEQSKYVTNLFNEIWEVVANS, translated from the coding sequence ATGGCAAAGTTGCGAAACGTCTATCCTAACCTGATGCGCTTGGAGTACGACAACAGGCGCACACAGGCAGCGAGTTCTCTCGAAACCGTAGCGTCCACGGAAAAGAAAACGCCCTCTCAGCTATTCGGGGAACTGTTCGAAATGCAAAACGGGCAGCCGATGAGCGAAGAGCAATCGAAATACGTTACAAACCTGTTCAACGAAATCTGGGAGGTGGTGGCGAACTCATGA
- a CDS encoding SbcC/MukB-like Walker B domain-containing protein, giving the protein MERKKATRMPSNHYQTTYDTAKMKADGTATEIQTLQAQLADSQPLDLDALKQEKDSTESAQRSLSESNRVVSTRKSANQTALNAINKTAKTIIELEARYKWLKEISDTANGDISGKEKIKLETYIQAAYFDRIIARANLRLLQMSNSQFELKRRDVSGKQGQSGLDLNVIDHYNGTERDAKTLSGGESFIAALSLALGLSDEIQNNAGGIRLDSMFVDEGFDSLDDTKLSQAMQALMNISQTNRLIGIISHVFGLDEKIGRRIAVTKDRTGGSRAEIILN; this is encoded by the coding sequence ATGGAAAGAAAAAAGGCTACGAGGATGCCCTCCAATCATTACCAGACCACATATGATACAGCAAAAATGAAGGCAGACGGCACGGCAACGGAGATACAGACGTTACAAGCACAGCTTGCCGATTCGCAGCCGCTGGATTTAGATGCGCTAAAACAAGAAAAGGACTCCACCGAAAGCGCACAGCGTAGCTTGAGCGAAAGTAACCGTGTTGTCAGCACTCGTAAGTCCGCTAACCAAACCGCGCTGAATGCCATTAACAAAACGGCAAAAACTATCATCGAACTCGAAGCCCGTTACAAGTGGTTGAAAGAAATCTCCGACACGGCAAACGGAGATATTAGCGGCAAGGAAAAAATCAAACTGGAAACCTATATCCAAGCTGCGTACTTCGACAGGATAATTGCACGGGCGAATCTTCGACTACTGCAGATGTCAAACAGCCAGTTCGAGTTAAAGCGGCGGGATGTAAGCGGCAAGCAGGGACAAAGCGGGTTAGACTTGAATGTTATCGACCACTACAACGGTACGGAGCGTGATGCTAAAACACTCTCAGGTGGTGAGTCGTTCATCGCCGCACTGTCGCTTGCACTCGGCCTTTCCGACGAGATACAGAACAATGCCGGAGGCATACGGCTTGACTCGATGTTCGTTGATGAGGGCTTTGATTCATTAGACGATACAAAGCTGTCGCAAGCAATGCAGGCGTTGATGAATATATCGCAGACCAACCGCCTCATCGGGATAATATCCCACGTTTTCGGGCTTGATGAGAAAATCGGACGCAGAATCGCCGTGACCAAAGATCGCACGGGAGGAAGCAGAGCCGAGATTATCCTGAACTGA